In Anopheles bellator chromosome 2, idAnoBellAS_SP24_06.2, whole genome shotgun sequence, the genomic stretch CACTGATCGCCGCCAAGGAAGCACTAACCGCTGCTGCATGGAGCCCACGGATCGACGACGAAGCCGCTTGTCAACGAACAGGAGTGGCCGTAGGAATGGGAATGGTCGATTTGATGGACATCTGTGAAACTAACGAAGCGCTGCAGAAAGGCTACAACCGTGTGAGCCCGTTTTTTGTCCCCCGTATTCTACCGAACATGCCTGCCGGACAGTTGAGCATCAAGTACGGCTTCCGGGGACCGAATCACGCCGTATCGACAGCCTGTGCTACGGGCGCTCATTCCATAGGAGATGCGTATCGCTTCATTCGCCACGGTGACGCAGACGTTATGGTGTGCGGTGGAGCAGAAGCGTGCATCAGTCCCCTGGCCATCGCAGGGTTTTGTCGGTTGCGTGCACTAAGTACGGCTTTTAACGATGAACCGACTGGTTCATCCCGACCGTTCGACGAACGACGTGATGGTTTCGTTATGGGCGAAGGATCTGCCATACTCGTGCTGGAAGAACTGGAGCATGCCAAAAACCGTGGAGCACCCATACAGGGCGAAATTCTTGGCTACGGACTGTCCGGGGATGCATCCCATCTCACAGCACCACGTGAGGATGGAACCGGAGCCTTGCTGGCGATGAAACGGGCACTAGCTGACGCTAACCTGACGGTGGCCGACGTGGGATATATTAACGCGCATGCCACTTCCACTCCCATTGGAGACGCCATTGAGGCTCGTTCGATAAGGACACTGTTCGGAGAGCACTCCAGCAAAGTGGCGGTATCTTCGACCAAGGGCGCCCATGGACACTTGCTGGGGGCTGCTGGAAATCTCGAGGCTCTGTTTACAGTTCTGGCCTGTCGGCATGGATTACTTCCCCCCACGGTGAATTTGGACCACATTACGGAAGATATGGCCAACATACGATTTGTGGACAACACTTCCGAAGGCTGGGACACCGATCGGCGGAAGATTGCCTTAAAGaattcgttcggtttcggtggcaccAATGCATGTCTTTGCATTGGTGAATACCGGGAATAAAGCTCACTCTTAGCGATCGTGCTTCTTATGttttttggcctttttcttgTGCTTCCGTTCGCTAGATGGGGATCGTTTCCGTGGCTTGTCTTTGGAGCGTGATCGacttctgtttcgttttttcttttttcgtctGCTTTGGGTTTCGTCGCTGGACTTTGAACATGATCTCCTGTGCCGTTTTGGCTCCCTTTTCACCTCCGAACGGGAGGgagattttgtttgttgcaaaTGTTGTACCAATGCTTCGGTTTGAATGTGGATCAGGTGCCGTACTTCTTCGGTGTAAGTGAGCGGATTTTTCGCAACCCGATGCTTGGGATTCCTTCGTCGTGCATCACGTTCGTAGGCCGCTATTTGTGCCAGTGTAGCTGTTGCTTTCTGACCTGTCGTAGAACTTTTTTGGTAGCTATAAAAAAGAAGCGGAATCCTTCCGTGAACGGTACCACGAAACAGAAATGCGATTAGACTAACCTTATTTTAATATCTTCCACATCGGGAACTCGCCGCGTGTTCCGTGCTGCGTGCCGATAAATGGACAATCGTTCTTCACGGGTAAAGTTGATTTGAAAATCCGCAAGATTTGTAGGTGGAGCTCGATCACAAATTTGATCCAATGGCACACCCAATTCGAGTGACGGATTCTGATAAAAGTCTTCTAATATTGCCTCTGCCTGTTTGATATTatctttgaaaaataaacaccaaatAAAGAAGCAGCTTTGGGCAGTGCAGCGAAACGCAAAATGGTTACCCATTTGAATCGTGGACGCACTGTCGGGCCCGACGAAAGACGGAAGAAATTTTTCTTCAAGCTTGGCCCTTTTTTCATCATTTGGCGTGTTCAATGGCCGGTTGGCTTCGCTTTCTAGAATGTTTTCTCTGGTCCAACCAAACGATGTGAGAATGGAACTTATTTTACTATCTGCTTCGCTAATAAAATTAGCAATCCGTTCAAGTGTCTGCTTTTTGGATTCTACTTTATTCACGATTTGCGAAGACGTTTCCATTTCCGAAGAACAAATTCAACAAACTGCTTCGGTTTGTTTACCGAACTGAATTCGGTAAACAAACGCACCGAGCCGGCTGATTTTTGACAGCAACGTCAAGGGTTGCTCAGAGAGTTCCGTGAGTGTTCAGAAGATTTTAACGAATCTTCGCAGCACCGTGTTTTCGCGCCACTAACGAGCCAGGACCGATGCTGATTGAAATCCCATTTCTTAACACCCATTTCCACTCGCAAATTTGAAAAGATTTAAAATCAGTTTATTTCACAGACTGCATCACAATTCGATGATAGTCATTCGTTTCGGCGTATTCCATGGCGTATTGCAGTACaatttctaattaaaaacaaacactttaaAATTCATCATGGAAACTTTCAGCCGTATGGACCATTTTGGATGACATAAAAATTGCAGACTTGCCCAGAACCTGAAACGTGGACGACGAAACGTGAGCTTCAAGAAATAGTCACCAAAAAGGGGCATGCATAGCTTACTTCATTCAAAGAGAGTCTTTTATCATTGTTGATATCAGCGAGGGAGAACAAAGTCGAAGCCTCTTGAATGGCATACCGGGGATGGCGGGGGTCCACATACGACAGTAGCTCTCCACGGTCTGCCTTTCCGTCCCGACTCTTGTCGATCACCTTCGTAAACTCTTCCTTCCGCTCGCGAACGTTTTGCGACAGAATAAACTTTTTCCCTTCGCCCAAGTCGGTCGTTTGAACGTCGGAAAACTCCTCCACCGTCAGATGATCGTCACCATCCAAATCAAACTGCCGGAGTATGTCGTCCACCAGGTTCAACAGATTTACGGTGCTCGATTCTGGATGCCGAAACGATAGGAACTCGTCCAGCGTTAGGCTCAGGGGATCGGTGCGAGCCGCTTCCATCCACAGTGCTTTTTCGCGAGCGATCGACTCCTTCACCTTCCGGTCTAACTTATCGAACACGCTTTTCTTCATGTGGCTATCGCCTTCGATCCCCTTCTCACGCAGCCAATAGTTTTGATACTCGTCCCAGCTCACCAACCCATCCCGCGGCTTGTGGTCAATCTCGACGAACATCGTCGGATTTGTGCGGATGGCCTCGTCGATGTGTTCGCGGATTTTAAAGTTTATGTATTTCGCCAACTCCTGCACGGTTAGCAGTTTGTCCCGGTTGCTGTCCGCCCTACAACacaccgaaagccgaaaacCAAGACAAAATTAGTGTTAGTGCTCCCCGGGAAGCCATGGGGCCTCAGAATCACCTCACCTGGAGAATGCCGCGGTCAATTCGTTTACGACACTTTCCTCAATTTTCCGGTACACCAACGGGGCAGGGTCGTCTCCACCCGAATTTGCCGGCGgctggttttcgtttttagcGACCAATCCTTTGCTTTGTCGTGACGAAAATGCCAGTACCAGAATGCACAGGATGAAGAGGACGTACAGCAGCAAGGGGCAGAGCGTTGACCAGCGGGGTGCGTTACGTAAAAATTTCGCCGAGGCTTTAGCCATTTCCGCGGCTACACTTCGCGCTGGACACTCCAACACCCGGCGGAATCG encodes the following:
- the LOC131207324 gene encoding 3-oxoacyl-[acyl-carrier-protein] synthase, mitochondrial; this translates as MIDNSRRYFLLQARRQVSLLFRHFHHGPTPKDRRRVVVTGMGVVSPVGCNVPTAWKTILSGQSKIGPLVGEAYDKLPCRVAARIDKNEIDLEQCFSKTELKTMAKATAFALIAAKEALTAAAWSPRIDDEAACQRTGVAVGMGMVDLMDICETNEALQKGYNRVSPFFVPRILPNMPAGQLSIKYGFRGPNHAVSTACATGAHSIGDAYRFIRHGDADVMVCGGAEACISPLAIAGFCRLRALSTAFNDEPTGSSRPFDERRDGFVMGEGSAILVLEELEHAKNRGAPIQGEILGYGLSGDASHLTAPREDGTGALLAMKRALADANLTVADVGYINAHATSTPIGDAIEARSIRTLFGEHSSKVAVSSTKGAHGHLLGAAGNLEALFTVLACRHGLLPPTVNLDHITEDMANIRFVDNTSEGWDTDRRKIALKNSFGFGGTNACLCIGEYRE
- the LOC131207325 gene encoding pre-mRNA-splicing factor CWC22 homolog, which gives rise to METSSQIVNKVESKKQTLERIANFISEADSKISSILTSFGWTRENILESEANRPLNTPNDEKRAKLEEKFLPSFVGPDSASTIQMDNIKQAEAILEDFYQNPSLELGVPLDQICDRAPPTNLADFQINFTREERLSIYRHAARNTRRVPDVEDIKISYQKSSTTGQKATATLAQIAAYERDARRRNPKHRVAKNPLTYTEEVRHLIHIQTEALVQHLQQTKSPSRSEVKREPKRHRRSCSKSSDETQSRRKKKKRNRSRSRSKDKPRKRSPSSERKHKKKAKKHKKHDR
- the LOC131210374 gene encoding 45 kDa calcium-binding protein, producing MAKASAKFLRNAPRWSTLCPLLLYVLFILCILVLAFSSRQSKGLVAKNENQPPANSGGDDPAPLVYRKIEESVVNELTAAFSRADSNRDKLLTVQELAKYINFKIREHIDEAIRTNPTMFVEIDHKPRDGLVSWDEYQNYWLREKGIEGDSHMKKSVFDKLDRKVKESIAREKALWMEAARTDPLSLTLDEFLSFRHPESSTVNLLNLVDDILRQFDLDGDDHLTVEEFSDVQTTDLGEGKKFILSQNVRERKEEFTKVIDKSRDGKADRGELLSYVDPRHPRYAIQEASTLFSLADINNDKRLSLNEVLGKSAIFMSSKMVHTAESFHDEF